The following coding sequences are from one Bos indicus x Bos taurus breed Angus x Brahman F1 hybrid chromosome 5, Bos_hybrid_MaternalHap_v2.0, whole genome shotgun sequence window:
- the C5H12orf80 gene encoding LOW QUALITY PROTEIN: uncharacterized protein C5H12orf80 (The sequence of the model RefSeq protein was modified relative to this genomic sequence to represent the inferred CDS: deleted 1 base in 1 codon; substituted 3 bases at 3 genomic stop codons), with the protein MVXASVPRLVESGDQTGXGCTGWXEEPPSWKGMRPGRRLQRRQAQGSQLHLLQLLQGDQGACQLTPPHDLIAAFARRWLREQVLTAWIGHRAQGQKGGKAARANNRVVPTGLRHEVPLFTAFGC; encoded by the exons ATGGTATGAGCCAGTGTTCCACGTTTGGTGGAGTCTGGGGACCAAACTGGATGAGGCTGCACAGGTTGGTAAGAGGAGCCGCCTTCCTGGAAGGGGATGAGGCCAGGAAGGAGATTACAGAGGCGCCAGGCCCAGGGCTCC CAATTGCACCTGCTGCAGCTCCTACAGGGAGATCAGGGGGCCTGCCAACTTACCCCACCCCATGATCTCATAGCTGCCTTTGCCAGGCGCTGGCTCAGGGAGCAGGTGCTGACAGCATGGATTGGGCACAGAGCCCAAGGACAAAAAGGCGGGAAGGCTGCGAGGGCCAACAACAGAGTCGTCCCCACAGGGCTCAGACATGAGGTCCCTCTGTTTACTGCCTTTGGCTGCTGA